The Gossypium hirsutum isolate 1008001.06 unplaced genomic scaffold, Gossypium_hirsutum_v2.1 scaffold_637, whole genome shotgun sequence genome segment ATGCTTCGGAAGATGAAATTTTCTTTATATACCTGGACGAGAGAGTCGCGCGGATGTATTCTGCTTTCTAAGAGGTCCGCGTGGTGAATAAAACGCGTCCTCAATCTTCTCTTTCGACTCGGCGCGGCCGTCTATATAAAGCACCACCACCGGCGCGACAGGGTTATTCGTTCACCTACACACTGATAGAGACGAGCTACAGCAACCATGCCTCCAAAAGTTTCATCTAAAGGAGCCAAGAAAGCCGGCAAAGCAAAGGCCGCCCGTTCCGGGGACAAGAAACGAAAGAGGAGACGAAAGGAATCTTACAGCATCTACATTTACAAGGTTTTGAAGCAGGTCCACCCCGACACCGGTGTCAGCAGCAAAGCCATGTCTATCATGAACAGCTTTGTCAACGACATTTTCGAAAGAATCGCTGCCGAAGCCTCTCGACTTGCCCACTACAACAAGAGATCCACGATCACAAGCAGGGAGATTCAAACAGCCGTTCGACTTCTCCTGCCCGGCGAGTTGGCCAAGCACGCTGTTAGCGAAGGAACCAAGGCCGTCACCAAATACACAAGCAGCA includes the following:
- the LOC121226913 gene encoding histone H2B, gonadal encodes the protein MPPKVSSKGAKKAGKAKAARSGDKKRKRRRKESYSIYIYKVLKQVHPDTGVSSKAMSIMNSFVNDIFERIAAEASRLAHYNKRSTITSREIQTAVRLLLPGELAKHAVSEGTKAVTKYTSSK